A genomic window from Flavobacterium johnsoniae includes:
- a CDS encoding porin, with amino-acid sequence MSKILLIPIVFFFLLTPVFLHAQGDVNAGEKTEEAEVKYPQYQIKGLLQARYLESFGDNVDVLGVHHSTGDVTQQSFDIKRMRVGLNTKLSEATEVVILVNLADFKSDTKGKVLENAYGKYTFSKYIALTGGQFRPAFGIEELVPVDIIKSFDFSNQYYEFGKNGWTSFQIGASATGAFDIGKIPVNYAISVLNGNGKNVEMDKDNGKQYSTRWVFELSKVHKINLGLNGGFGKVFKEDVFAVGADITSDFKLTDRMSFDLQIEYKQGTNHNLYFSLPAANRVGDVSNYQMRGIYFLPNLRYMVNYKKLTAFELSCRYETFDPSYKVNSNVRQTYTPMISLEFGKAYTGRIEMGFEIDRFDRNVPDSSTYNDELFLIQLQLRL; translated from the coding sequence ATGAGTAAAATTCTACTAATTCCGATTGTTTTTTTCTTTCTTTTAACTCCAGTTTTTCTCCATGCTCAAGGCGACGTAAATGCAGGAGAAAAAACGGAAGAAGCTGAAGTTAAATATCCTCAATATCAAATAAAAGGTCTGCTGCAAGCGAGATATCTAGAAAGCTTTGGCGATAATGTTGATGTATTGGGAGTGCATCATTCAACTGGAGATGTTACTCAACAGTCTTTCGATATTAAAAGAATGCGCGTTGGATTGAATACAAAATTGAGCGAAGCCACAGAAGTTGTAATCTTAGTCAACTTAGCCGATTTTAAATCGGATACCAAAGGTAAAGTTCTCGAAAATGCCTACGGAAAATATACTTTTAGTAAATACATTGCTTTAACAGGAGGTCAGTTTCGTCCAGCTTTCGGTATAGAAGAACTTGTTCCTGTAGATATCATTAAATCTTTCGATTTCTCGAATCAATATTATGAATTCGGAAAAAATGGCTGGACTAGTTTCCAGATCGGAGCTTCTGCAACCGGAGCTTTCGATATTGGAAAAATTCCAGTCAATTATGCGATTTCTGTTTTAAATGGAAATGGAAAAAATGTAGAAATGGACAAAGATAACGGTAAGCAATATTCAACACGCTGGGTTTTCGAATTGTCTAAAGTGCATAAAATAAATCTAGGTTTAAACGGTGGTTTTGGAAAAGTTTTTAAAGAAGACGTATTTGCGGTTGGAGCCGATATAACAAGTGATTTTAAGTTGACAGACCGAATGAGTTTTGATCTTCAAATCGAATATAAACAAGGAACAAATCATAATTTGTATTTTTCTCTTCCTGCTGCAAACAGAGTTGGAGATGTTTCTAATTATCAAATGCGAGGAATTTATTTTTTGCCTAATCTAAGATATATGGTGAATTATAAAAAATTAACGGCGTTTGAATTGTCATGTCGTTATGAAACCTTCGATCCAAGTTATAAAGTAAATTCAAATGTAAGGCAGACTTATACGCCAATGATCAGTTTAGAATTTGGTAAAGCTTACACAGGTCGAATCGAGATGGGATTTGAAATTGATCGATTTGATAGAAATGTGCCTGATTCGTCAACCTACAATGACGAATTATTTTTAATTCAATTACAGCTCCGACTTTAA